Proteins co-encoded in one Desulfitobacterium hafniense DCB-2 genomic window:
- a CDS encoding ABC transporter ATP-binding protein: MEVINTLEVKYAQKFYGPFQAVKDINLTVEKGEIYALLGHNGAGKSTLIKMILGLVKASAGMIEIEGLNYDAKNKEIKKRVGYLPERMNFYDNLTAWETISFYAKLKGITRKRCEEVLEQVGLREAEHRRVGTFSKGMQQRLGLAQAIIHKPDLLVLDEPTTGLDPIGILELKAMIRNWNKEGTTILFSSHNLNDVEELAQRIGIMNRGEMIAQGSLAELQDRLGLPTKIKIDLAVIPVDLEEILVGKRIKTFQLEEKTVSIDCPKDKKTQVITAVMDGMLKVLDLRLEEPGLNSIYQNIMAE, from the coding sequence ATGGAAGTTATCAATACTTTAGAAGTGAAATATGCCCAGAAGTTTTATGGTCCGTTTCAAGCCGTTAAGGATATTAACTTAACAGTGGAAAAAGGGGAAATCTATGCCTTGTTGGGGCACAATGGGGCCGGAAAATCAACATTAATAAAAATGATTCTAGGGTTAGTAAAAGCCTCCGCCGGGATGATCGAAATTGAGGGGTTAAATTATGATGCCAAGAATAAGGAGATTAAGAAAAGGGTAGGTTATTTGCCGGAGAGAATGAATTTTTATGATAATTTAACGGCATGGGAGACGATATCGTTTTACGCCAAATTAAAAGGGATCACCAGGAAACGATGTGAAGAGGTGTTGGAACAAGTTGGGTTAAGGGAAGCAGAACACCGGAGAGTGGGGACTTTCTCCAAAGGAATGCAGCAGAGATTAGGCTTGGCCCAGGCTATTATCCACAAGCCCGATTTGCTTGTATTGGATGAACCCACAACCGGGTTGGATCCTATCGGCATCCTGGAATTAAAGGCAATGATTCGGAACTGGAACAAGGAAGGGACAACCATCTTATTTTCCTCACATAATCTTAATGATGTGGAAGAACTGGCCCAGCGGATTGGTATTATGAATCGCGGGGAAATGATTGCTCAAGGCAGCTTGGCAGAATTACAGGATAGGTTGGGTCTGCCCACGAAAATAAAAATAGATCTTGCTGTGATTCCGGTTGATTTAGAGGAAATACTCGTGGGAAAGCGAATTAAAACATTTCAGCTTGAAGAAAAAACTGTAAGCATTGATTGTCCAAAAGACAAGAAGACCCAAGTCATAACAGCTGTAATGGATGGGATGCTGAAAGTACTTGATCTGCGTTTGGAAGAACCGGGACTGAACAGTATTTATCAGAATATCATGGCAGAATAA
- the infC gene encoding translation initiation factor IF-3, protein MSKDLRINDEIRAREVRLVGEEGEQLGIVQLRDAQRIAAEKSLDLVEIAPTAKPPVCKIMDYGKYKYEQAKRDKEARKKQKTMEIKEVKLRPNIEDHDFETKARNAQRFLNDGDKVKVTIMFRGREVTHPELGRTLCLRLAEFCKAEANIERDPKLEGRNMIMILAPVKHD, encoded by the coding sequence ATTAGCAAGGATTTACGGATTAACGACGAAATCCGGGCCCGGGAAGTTCGTCTTGTCGGGGAAGAGGGAGAGCAATTGGGGATTGTCCAGCTTAGAGATGCTCAACGGATTGCTGCTGAGAAATCTCTGGATTTAGTGGAAATTGCGCCAACTGCTAAGCCGCCTGTTTGTAAGATCATGGATTATGGTAAGTACAAGTATGAGCAGGCCAAACGGGATAAAGAGGCCCGTAAAAAACAGAAGACCATGGAAATCAAAGAAGTTAAGCTTCGCCCTAATATTGAGGACCATGACTTCGAAACCAAAGCACGCAATGCCCAACGCTTTTTAAATGATGGGGATAAGGTTAAGGTCACGATTATGTTCCGTGGTCGGGAGGTTACCCATCCGGAACTGGGAAGAACTTTATGCCTGCGTCTAGCTGAGTTTTGTAAAGCTGAGGCTAATATAGAGCGTGATCCCAAGCTTGAAGGACGCAATATGATTATGATTTTAGCGCCTGTGAAACACGACTAA
- the rpmI gene encoding 50S ribosomal protein L35, translating to MPKMKTHRGAAKRFKKTGTGKIVRHHAFTSHILEKKSPKRKRNLRKGTVMHKTDAKRIARLVAYL from the coding sequence ATGCCAAAAATGAAAACTCACCGCGGAGCTGCGAAACGTTTTAAGAAAACAGGTACGGGTAAAATTGTTCGTCATCATGCTTTTACAAGCCATATCCTGGAGAAGAAATCTCCAAAGCGTAAGCGTAATCTGCGCAAAGGTACTGTTATGCACAAAACCGATGCTAAACGCATTGCCCGCTTAGTTGCTTATCTATAA
- the rplT gene encoding 50S ribosomal protein L20, translated as MARVKRGVTKHQRHKKVLKLAKGFRGAKSKLYRPANEQVMKSLAYAYAHRRDKKGDFRKLWIARINAAARLNGLSYSRMMNGLKIAGVSVNRKMLADLAINDAAAFTELVNVAKAQVSAK; from the coding sequence ATGGCCCGTGTAAAAAGAGGGGTAACGAAGCATCAACGTCATAAAAAAGTATTAAAGCTTGCTAAAGGGTTCCGTGGAGCAAAGAGCAAGCTCTACCGTCCGGCTAATGAGCAAGTCATGAAGTCCTTGGCTTATGCCTATGCTCACCGCAGAGATAAAAAAGGTGATTTCCGTAAATTATGGATCGCTCGTATCAATGCAGCTGCCCGTCTGAACGGATTAAGCTACAGCCGGATGATGAACGGCCTGAAAATAGCCGGAGTATCCGTCAACCGTAAAATGTTGGCTGATCTGGCTATCAATGATGCAGCAGCTTTCACCGAATTAGTCAATGTAGCGAAAGCTCAAGTGAGTGCGAAGTAA
- a CDS encoding TrmH family RNA methyltransferase: MLTSLQNEQVKYVVNLHKRKFREENGEFLIEGWRFVEEGLARGAHLTKVFFCSECKNESWPQLAEALKVKGVPVIEVDERVLRKMSDTENPQGILAVVKQSRWTWDDFIEIVNPAGRSAIPMLLILDGVQDPGNCGTILRTALAAGVTQVCLTEGTVDLYNLKVLRSTMGAIFSLNIVTHCQPEEILKVCRSHKIPVFVGDVEGTDLYETHFAQPMALVVGNEGNGPSAAFQGPGVKRITIPMSHQVESLNVAMATGIILYEVRRRMTSTT, translated from the coding sequence ATGCTGACCTCCTTGCAGAATGAGCAAGTCAAATATGTGGTCAATCTCCATAAGCGGAAGTTCCGTGAGGAGAACGGTGAGTTTCTGATCGAAGGCTGGCGCTTTGTGGAAGAGGGCCTTGCCCGGGGTGCTCATTTGACAAAGGTGTTCTTTTGCTCTGAATGCAAAAATGAATCATGGCCGCAGCTGGCGGAGGCCCTGAAAGTTAAAGGGGTACCGGTTATCGAAGTGGATGAACGGGTGCTTCGCAAAATGAGCGATACGGAAAATCCTCAGGGAATTCTGGCCGTTGTTAAGCAGTCCAGGTGGACCTGGGATGATTTTATAGAAATAGTTAATCCGGCGGGCAGGAGTGCCATACCCATGCTGTTGATCCTGGATGGAGTTCAGGATCCCGGCAACTGCGGAACGATACTGAGGACGGCCTTGGCTGCAGGGGTAACTCAAGTCTGTCTGACGGAAGGAACCGTGGATCTCTATAATCTTAAGGTGCTGAGGAGCACCATGGGAGCGATCTTTTCTCTGAACATAGTCACCCATTGCCAGCCGGAGGAGATTCTTAAGGTGTGCCGGAGCCATAAGATTCCTGTTTTTGTCGGCGATGTTGAGGGAACGGATCTTTATGAGACTCATTTTGCGCAGCCGATGGCTTTGGTTGTGGGCAATGAGGGAAACGGACCTTCCGCCGCCTTTCAGGGCCCTGGGGTGAAGCGGATTACTATCCCGATGAGCCATCAGGTGGAATCTCTCAATGTGGCGATGGCAACAGGAATTATTCTTTATGAAGTAAGGCGCAGAATGACCTCAACAACTTGA
- the pheS gene encoding phenylalanine--tRNA ligase subunit alpha, with product MKQEVHRIQEETLAELQQVSTLEALQELKVKVLGKKGSLTAQLRKMGGLSPEERPIFGQVVNETRDILEAAWVRREEELSQAAMLKQLEEEKLDISLPGVSLPRGHQHPLTKVIEEIEEIFLGMGFQIAEGPEIESDYYNFEALNLPKDHPAREMQDSFYITEEILLRTQTSPVQIRTMEKQRPQLPVKIICPGKVYRNDDDATHSPMFHQVEGLMVDRGIRMSDLKGILLSFSRMMFGESREIRLRPSFFPFTEPSAEVDVSCMLCGGAGCRICKGTGWIEILGSGMVHPRVLEMGGYDSKELTGFAFGMGVERIAMLKYGIEDMRLLFDNDLRFLQQF from the coding sequence TTGAAACAGGAAGTTCATCGTATTCAAGAAGAAACACTGGCAGAGCTTCAGCAGGTCTCGACTTTGGAAGCACTGCAGGAGCTGAAGGTTAAGGTTCTCGGCAAAAAAGGCTCCCTCACCGCTCAATTGCGGAAGATGGGCGGCTTAAGCCCGGAAGAGCGGCCGATTTTTGGTCAGGTGGTCAATGAAACGCGGGATATCTTGGAAGCGGCCTGGGTTCGTCGTGAGGAAGAGCTGTCCCAAGCGGCTATGCTGAAACAGCTGGAAGAGGAAAAGCTGGATATTAGTCTGCCTGGAGTAAGTCTGCCCCGGGGACATCAGCATCCTTTGACCAAGGTCATCGAAGAAATCGAAGAGATTTTTTTAGGGATGGGCTTCCAGATTGCTGAAGGTCCGGAGATTGAGAGTGATTATTATAATTTTGAGGCATTGAACCTGCCTAAGGATCATCCTGCCCGGGAAATGCAGGACTCTTTCTATATAACGGAAGAGATCCTTTTACGGACTCAGACTTCACCGGTTCAGATACGAACGATGGAGAAGCAGCGGCCTCAACTTCCGGTGAAGATCATCTGTCCGGGTAAAGTCTATCGGAATGATGATGATGCCACCCACTCGCCGATGTTCCATCAAGTGGAAGGATTGATGGTGGATCGGGGGATTCGTATGTCGGATCTTAAAGGAATCCTCTTAAGCTTCTCAAGAATGATGTTTGGGGAGTCCCGGGAGATTCGCTTGCGTCCCAGTTTCTTCCCCTTCACTGAACCCAGTGCCGAGGTGGATGTATCCTGCATGCTTTGCGGCGGAGCCGGCTGCCGGATCTGTAAAGGCACCGGCTGGATTGAGATTCTGGGCTCCGGTATGGTTCATCCCAGGGTTCTGGAAATGGGCGGCTATGACTCCAAAGAATTAACAGGCTTTGCTTTTGGTATGGGTGTAGAACGGATCGCCATGCTGAAGTACGGCATTGAAGATATGCGGCTTTTATTCGATAACGACTTGCGCTTTTTGCAGCAGTTTTAA
- the pheT gene encoding phenylalanine--tRNA ligase subunit beta, with protein MKVSLEWLREYVDIAQTAEDLAESLTRGGIEVGGVEYLNQGLEAVVVGEITRMEHHPNADKLWICEVNLGDRSTTIVTGAQNLLVGDRIPVALPGTTLPNGVHIEVSKLRGVESSGMLCSTEELHLDSGLGDPRSEGGILILEKETPLGATMDTVLGEGDCVLDLELYPNRPDCLGMVNVAREVASLTGEALHLPAWAEGSQGPDYPGDPKARIVLDDPGLCQRYAGLVVEDVNIEPSPEWMQKRLKAAGVRPISNIVDITNYIMLEMGQPLHAFDRDAIAGAVHVRRARAGEKLVTLDDIERELDPEMLLIADDEKALGLAGVMGGLNSEITDSTKRIFVESAHFSSVSIRRTSRRLGLRSEASNRFEKGVNPHGVAATLGRVAELVIQLGAGKPVGFVEQAGQLPEPAAVSLTVEKTNSLLGTALTEEEITGVLKRLRFPYQEKDRGYEVQIPTYRSDITIEEDLIEEVARLTGYDRIPTTLPQGDQTQGRRTPEQEFKRTLRHLLVGLGLNEVMTYSFTRPDADRQFGDMDQAIPLLNPLREELSVMRTALLPSIMEIAARNISRRNLDIRLFEMGSIYKSKERPLVRLPQEELHLAGVIWGKSSRHWLTPVTEYDFYTVKGILEEVAREFGLEFDYRLPNNQELTHPGRSADIYLNGVKIGLMGEIHPALGKEWELERALIFELAVAPMLEAGNRTIRAFSIPKFPAMQRDLAVVVPLEVSAQDVMKRIKELGGTLLVQVNIFDVYTGKPIPEDRKSLAFALKYQALDRTLKDEEVNALNQQVLEGIEKEFGAAWRK; from the coding sequence ATGAAGGTCAGTTTGGAATGGTTACGGGAATATGTAGATATCGCTCAGACTGCTGAGGATTTAGCGGAAAGCTTAACCCGGGGCGGGATTGAGGTCGGTGGCGTTGAGTATCTGAATCAAGGGCTGGAGGCAGTCGTGGTCGGCGAAATCACCCGCATGGAACATCATCCTAATGCGGATAAGCTGTGGATCTGCGAAGTGAACCTGGGAGACAGGTCCACGACCATCGTTACAGGAGCTCAGAATCTGCTGGTCGGGGATCGGATTCCGGTGGCTTTGCCGGGAACCACGCTGCCCAACGGAGTTCATATCGAAGTCTCGAAGCTGCGGGGAGTGGAATCTTCAGGGATGCTCTGTTCCACTGAGGAGCTTCATTTGGACTCCGGCTTAGGGGACCCGCGCAGTGAAGGCGGCATTCTTATCTTAGAGAAGGAGACTCCCTTAGGGGCAACCATGGATACCGTTCTTGGCGAAGGGGATTGCGTCCTGGATCTGGAACTCTATCCCAACCGTCCCGATTGTTTGGGTATGGTGAATGTGGCGCGGGAGGTTGCTTCTTTGACCGGGGAAGCACTGCATCTGCCTGCATGGGCGGAGGGGTCCCAAGGCCCGGATTACCCAGGGGATCCTAAGGCCAGGATTGTTCTGGATGATCCGGGTCTGTGCCAGCGCTATGCCGGCTTAGTCGTAGAAGATGTCAACATTGAGCCTTCTCCGGAGTGGATGCAGAAACGTCTTAAAGCAGCAGGAGTGCGCCCGATCAGCAATATTGTGGATATTACCAACTACATTATGCTGGAGATGGGACAGCCTTTGCATGCGTTTGATCGGGATGCCATCGCCGGCGCTGTCCACGTTCGCCGGGCCCGTGCTGGAGAGAAGCTGGTGACCCTTGATGATATAGAGCGGGAGCTTGATCCGGAAATGCTGCTCATTGCTGATGACGAGAAAGCCCTTGGTTTGGCAGGGGTCATGGGTGGCTTAAACAGTGAAATCACCGACTCCACCAAAAGGATCTTCGTGGAATCGGCTCATTTTTCCAGTGTCAGCATTCGCCGCACCAGCCGTCGTTTGGGACTGCGCTCAGAGGCATCCAATCGTTTTGAAAAAGGGGTTAATCCACATGGTGTAGCGGCGACCCTGGGCCGTGTAGCTGAGTTGGTTATCCAGCTGGGAGCCGGAAAACCGGTAGGGTTTGTCGAACAAGCGGGGCAGCTCCCAGAGCCTGCGGCGGTTTCCCTTACTGTGGAAAAGACCAATTCCCTTCTGGGAACGGCTCTTACTGAGGAAGAGATTACCGGGGTTCTCAAACGCTTGCGTTTTCCTTATCAAGAAAAGGATAGGGGATATGAAGTTCAGATTCCTACCTATCGTTCCGATATTACTATTGAAGAAGATTTAATTGAAGAAGTGGCCCGTTTGACAGGCTATGATCGGATTCCCACGACCTTGCCCCAAGGAGATCAGACTCAGGGACGGAGAACTCCTGAGCAGGAATTTAAGCGTACGCTCCGCCATCTTCTGGTTGGTTTGGGTCTGAATGAGGTCATGACCTATTCCTTCACCCGCCCCGATGCCGATCGCCAGTTTGGGGATATGGATCAGGCTATTCCGTTGCTGAATCCGCTGCGGGAAGAGTTAAGTGTGATGCGGACTGCTTTGCTTCCTAGCATTATGGAGATTGCCGCCCGGAATATCTCCCGCAGGAACCTGGATATTCGGCTCTTCGAGATGGGCAGTATTTATAAGAGCAAGGAGCGCCCCTTGGTCAGGCTTCCTCAAGAGGAGCTGCATTTGGCCGGGGTGATCTGGGGCAAATCCTCCCGCCATTGGCTGACCCCGGTAACGGAGTATGATTTCTATACAGTGAAAGGGATTCTGGAGGAAGTGGCTCGTGAGTTTGGTCTGGAGTTCGACTATCGGCTGCCCAATAATCAGGAGCTCACCCATCCGGGGCGTTCCGCAGATATCTACCTCAACGGGGTAAAGATCGGTCTGATGGGCGAAATTCATCCTGCTTTAGGCAAAGAGTGGGAACTGGAAAGGGCCTTGATTTTTGAACTGGCTGTGGCTCCCATGCTGGAGGCCGGCAACCGGACCATTCGAGCTTTCTCCATACCGAAGTTTCCGGCGATGCAGCGGGATTTGGCTGTAGTGGTACCGCTGGAGGTCTCCGCCCAGGATGTTATGAAACGGATTAAGGAGCTGGGAGGAACGCTTTTGGTTCAGGTGAATATCTTCGATGTCTATACCGGCAAACCTATTCCCGAAGATCGTAAGAGCCTGGCTTTTGCGCTGAAGTATCAAGCCTTGGATCGAACTCTGAAGGACGAAGAGGTCAATGCCTTAAATCAGCAAGTTCTTGAAGGGATTGAAAAGGAATTTGGAGCTGCCTGGAGAAAATAG
- a CDS encoding cell division protein ZapA, with product MAEENEKVIVEIFGEKHVIRGQESPEHILKVAREVDKKMRLIAQRTPRLAIHQIAILAALNLADELEKIKEEQETLMQLIEAQEE from the coding sequence ATGGCTGAAGAAAATGAAAAGGTCATTGTTGAGATATTTGGGGAAAAACATGTGATTCGCGGACAGGAAAGCCCGGAGCATATCCTGAAGGTTGCCCGTGAAGTAGATAAAAAGATGCGTCTCATTGCCCAACGGACACCGCGCTTAGCCATTCATCAAATCGCCATTCTGGCCGCGCTGAATCTAGCCGACGAGTTGGAAAAAATCAAGGAAGAACAAGAAACTCTCATGCAGCTCATTGAAGCGCAAGAAGAATAA
- a CDS encoding NifB/NifX family molybdenum-iron cluster-binding protein: protein MKIALPSRQNRIDDHFGHCEYFTVFSVDEGKKELVDQETVSSPVGCGCKSNIAQTLAEMGVTLMLAGNMGEGAVRVLSNSGISVIRGCSGEVKSVAQQWLEGTLEDSGDSCHEHEHSCQH, encoded by the coding sequence ATGAAAATAGCCTTGCCCTCTCGCCAGAACAGGATTGATGACCACTTTGGCCATTGTGAGTATTTCACAGTGTTCTCTGTCGATGAAGGAAAGAAAGAACTGGTGGATCAAGAAACAGTCTCTTCTCCCGTGGGATGTGGCTGTAAATCCAACATTGCCCAAACACTTGCTGAAATGGGTGTAACACTCATGTTAGCCGGCAATATGGGTGAGGGTGCCGTTAGGGTACTGAGCAACTCGGGCATTTCCGTAATACGGGGATGTTCAGGAGAAGTTAAATCGGTAGCACAGCAATGGCTTGAAGGGACATTGGAAGACTCTGGAGACTCTTGCCATGAACACGAGCACAGCTGTCAGCATTAA
- a CDS encoding FAD-dependent oxidoreductase has protein sequence MENMNRRNFLKKATVGAAALAGASMLTACGTPETVKPNSDASPAGRSWDYEVDAVVVGGGHGGLCAAATAAERGKKVLLVEISGIVGGGSAWSGGILHTFGTQTYEEYMEYSEGLHDPVLGKLFFETFKGEFMPWVQNTVGAPVYIMGPQAGPNGRPQDKVPNSIGDKEWKMGTKEDKGYAGLRNYFKAIEDYVKAKGGTVLLKTRGLNLITDGEKVVGLKIVTQGEEPKYVKAGAVILATGNFFANKGLLTQFVGPYAYRTKVMGVPYATGDGLRMGQGVGAMLSEGLSTWSGTLVCVTHNNAVTDDPAAYEKIIETDPNSMAGINKGRPNPPWFGTGTVLPELVPAIVVNLNGKRFKDEAHPIDSKYPRLTDAVLVQPEGMAFVIGDQAMYDANPSTSAMMKIIKDEGVKVIEGATLEEFAANMEKAGVYKANLLKTIREYNAAIDKGTTMELEVPREYNLNKISTPPFYGVPVTGQIYCNFGGLAINENVQVLDHQKQPIPGLYAVPPAAGGVMRSIYTGSIALAGTFGWLAGKQI, from the coding sequence ATGGAAAACATGAACCGAAGAAATTTCTTGAAAAAGGCAACCGTTGGTGCGGCTGCTCTAGCCGGAGCAAGTATGCTGACGGCCTGCGGCACCCCTGAAACCGTTAAACCCAACTCCGATGCTTCCCCTGCCGGCAGAAGCTGGGATTATGAAGTGGATGCTGTGGTGGTCGGCGGCGGACACGGCGGCCTCTGCGCAGCAGCTACAGCAGCGGAAAGAGGGAAAAAGGTACTGCTGGTGGAGATCAGCGGCATTGTCGGCGGCGGCTCGGCTTGGTCCGGCGGGATTCTCCATACCTTCGGCACCCAAACCTATGAAGAATATATGGAGTACAGCGAAGGGCTTCATGATCCTGTCCTGGGCAAGCTCTTCTTTGAAACCTTTAAGGGAGAATTCATGCCCTGGGTTCAAAATACGGTAGGCGCGCCTGTCTATATCATGGGCCCCCAGGCCGGGCCCAACGGACGCCCTCAGGATAAGGTACCCAACTCCATTGGTGACAAAGAGTGGAAGATGGGAACAAAGGAAGACAAAGGCTATGCCGGTCTGCGGAATTATTTTAAGGCCATTGAGGACTATGTAAAAGCCAAAGGCGGTACCGTCCTGCTGAAAACAAGAGGTCTTAACCTGATCACGGACGGCGAAAAAGTCGTAGGCTTAAAGATCGTCACCCAAGGGGAAGAACCGAAATATGTCAAAGCAGGCGCAGTTATTCTGGCCACCGGAAACTTCTTCGCCAACAAAGGTTTGCTGACCCAGTTTGTAGGGCCTTATGCCTACAGAACCAAAGTCATGGGCGTCCCTTACGCAACAGGAGACGGTCTAAGGATGGGCCAGGGAGTCGGAGCCATGCTTAGTGAAGGCCTAAGCACCTGGTCGGGAACCCTGGTCTGTGTCACCCATAATAACGCAGTTACGGATGATCCGGCAGCTTATGAAAAAATAATCGAAACCGATCCCAACAGCATGGCCGGTATCAATAAAGGACGGCCTAATCCTCCCTGGTTCGGAACCGGCACAGTCCTGCCGGAATTGGTTCCCGCTATCGTCGTTAATCTCAACGGCAAGCGCTTTAAGGATGAAGCCCATCCTATCGACTCCAAATATCCCCGCCTCACCGATGCGGTTCTCGTTCAGCCTGAAGGGATGGCCTTTGTCATCGGCGACCAGGCCATGTATGACGCCAACCCCAGCACAAGCGCTATGATGAAAATTATTAAGGACGAAGGCGTAAAAGTAATCGAAGGGGCCACTTTGGAGGAATTTGCCGCGAATATGGAAAAGGCCGGTGTCTATAAGGCCAACTTGTTGAAAACCATCCGAGAGTACAATGCAGCTATTGATAAGGGGACGACCATGGAACTGGAAGTACCCAGAGAATATAACCTGAATAAAATCAGCACCCCGCCCTTCTATGGCGTACCGGTCACAGGACAAATCTATTGCAACTTCGGCGGATTGGCTATCAATGAAAACGTACAGGTCCTTGATCACCAGAAGCAGCCTATCCCAGGCCTCTATGCCGTTCCTCCGGCAGCCGGCGGCGTTATGAGAAGCATCTATACCGGAAGTATCGCTCTGGCCGGCACCTTTGGCTGGCTGGCGGGAAAACAAATATAA